A DNA window from Arachis duranensis cultivar V14167 chromosome 3, aradu.V14167.gnm2.J7QH, whole genome shotgun sequence contains the following coding sequences:
- the LOC107479983 gene encoding uncharacterized protein LOC107479983: MFRPARWRTDKNKVKAVFKLQFHVTQMLQSGVDALVLSIVPVDIGKATTRLDKASVNGGICRWDNPVYETVKFVQDSKTGKFTERIYYFVLSTGLSKASTIGEVSIDFADYAEATKPSSVSLPFKNSRCDAVLHVSIQRLQENNDKREEEECEDGKIKHDANNNNKSLRTYLTNGHADESTRSDASEDVSAKSNTRGAELSADCRTSSGSDLTLSSSEGSGGLDTPREHGVRNASIQPNTNGFVSPPGHPQDPQNPAANATVYDVQQRPQWGWLAASEHGLSTDNSTNDSQDALPKEGSQPAADMEIERLKAELTAIARQKDMSDLELQTLKKQIIKESKKGQDLSKEIMSLKEERDALKAECENLKSFHKRMEEAKASTKSLLDTGDLRTLVEEIRQELSYEKDLNANLRLQLNKTQESNAELVLAVQDLDEMLEQKNKEIYNLSNNHEPNKNSHEMERKSSKYETEDDEDQKELEELAREHSDAKETYLLEQKILDLYGEIELYKRDKDELEMQMEQLALDYEILKQENHDIAYKLEQNQLQEQLKIQYECSSPPPAIEGIESHTESLENQLKNQSEELSNSMATIKELEDQVCKLEAQISKLEEEMEKQARGFESDVDALRRDKAEQEQRAIQAEEALRKSRSTESHIKSLESQLMKESEELSHSLATIKILEAQISRLEEQLEKQADEFEVDLDAVTRDKIEQEQRAIHAEEALQNVTSTVESLENQLVKQSDELSNSQATIKVREAQISRLEEKMEKQARGFEAELDTVMCNKVEQEQRAINAEEALQESRSTERCIEVLENQLKKQSEELSDSLATIKVLETQISRLEEEMEKQAHGFETDLDAVTRDKIEQEQRAIRAEEILRKTRLRNANTAERLQEEFKRLSVQMASTFDANEKATMRAMKEASELRARKRLVEQMLHKVKEELHSVKGDYEVKLIGLSNQIDVMTVKIQQMSLEIEDKSKQLENQKNHDEQVSSDFPEEMQNLKAENERLKAEISCFSEHLVQQETLRTELEAMKKSVEESETLLQRKTVERNELVITIVLLKEEAEQLLDELSKMRDLKNEKETVGSRDLQSELEELRAQYDALKRSLSEDEAEIEKLRKQIFQLKGELKKKDDALANNEKKLKDRNGHTQLSDGAKTSPKNKKSAPNSQNSKEMASLREKVKMLEALIKSKETALETSTSSFLEKERELQSKIEELEDKVEEFSQSIALQTVVEDKCVTVEPPNDSACVSGQNGAAAALSLSKSDANSLEKEADMSRVDNGDGNLCSDMLTELLLLKERNKLMENELKEIQERYSEMSLKFAEVEGERQKLVMTVRYLKNSRKGGQ; this comes from the exons ATGTTCAGGCCTGCAAGATGGAGAACCGACAAGAACAAGGTCAAAGCTGTTTTCAAGCTCCAATTCCATGTGACTCAG ATGCTGCAATCTGGAGTGGATGCATTGGTGCTCTCTATAGTCCCTGTAGACATTGGAAAAGCAACAACAAGATTAGACAAAGCTTCCGTTAATGGTGGAATTTGTAGATGGGACAATCCTGTCTATGAAACTGTCAAGTTTGTTCAGGACTCCAAGACTGGAAAATTCACTGAGAGAATCTATTACTTTGTGCTCTCCACT GGGTTATCCAAAGCTAGCACCATTGGTGAAGTTTCTATAGACTTTGCAGATTATGCTGAGGCTACAAAGCCTTCCTCTGTCTCTCTTCCCTTCAAGAATTCTCGTTGTGACGCTGTTTTGCAT GTATCAATTCAGAGACTACAAGAAAACAATGATAAAAG agaggaagaagaatgcgaagatggaaaaataaaacatgatgctaataataataataagagctTGAGAACCTATTTAACCAATGGACATGCAGATGAAAGCACCAGAAGTGATGCATCTGAA GACGTTTCTGCCAAATCAAACACCAGAGGAGCTGAATTGAGTGCTGATTGTAGGACTTCTAGTGGATCTGACTTAACATTGTCAAGTTCTGAGGGCAGCGGTGGGCTTGATACACCTCGAGAACACGGAGTAAGAAATGCTAGCATCCAACCCAACACGAATGGTTTTGTTTCTCCTCCAGGGCACCCTCAGGACCCTCAAAATCCTGCTGCAAATGCCACAGTGTATGATGTGCAACAGAGACCACAATGGGGCTGGTTAGCTGCTTCAGAACATGGTTTGAGTACAGACAATTCAACAAATGATTCTCAGGATGCCCTACCAAAGGAAGGGTCCCAACCAGCAGCTGATATGGAAATTGAAAGGCTCAAAGCTGAACTTACTGCCATTGCCAGGCAGAAGGATATGTCAGACTTGGAACTACAGACTCTCAAGAAACAAATCATAAAGGAAAGCAAAAAGGGACAGGACCTCTCAAAGGAAATCATGAGCTTGAAGGAGGAAAGAGATGCACTCAAAGCAGAATGTGAGAATCTCAAGTCTTttcacaaaagaatggaagaggCTAAAGCAAGCACCAAGTCACTACTGGATACTGGAGACCTTCGCACTCTTGTTGAGGAAATTAGACAAGAACTGAGTTATGAGAAGGACCTTAATGCAAATCTTCGATTACAGTTAAACAAGACGCAAGAATCAAATGCTGAACTTGTTCTCGCTGTGCAGGACCTGGATGAAATGTTAGagcagaaaaataaggaaatatATAATCTTTCGAATAACCATGAACCGAATAAGAACTCTCATGAGATGGAGAGGAAAAGTTCAAAATATGAAacagaagatgatgaagatcaGAAAGAATTGGAAGAGCTGGCTAGGGAGCACAGCGATGCCAAGGAGACTTACTTACTTGAGCAAAAAATTTTAGATCTGTATGGCGAAATAGAGTTGTATAAGAGAGACAAAGACGAGTTAGAGATGCAGATGGAGCAGCTTGCACTAGACTATGAGATATTGAAACAGGAAAACCATGACATAGCATACAAGCTGGAACAGAACCAACTGCAAGAACAGTTGAAAATACAATATGAATGCTCATCTCCTCCTCCTGCTATAGAGGGGATCGAAAGCCACACTGAGAGTCTGGAGAATCAACTCAAGAATCAGTCAGAAGAATTGTCAAATTCTATGGCTACTATCAAGGAGCTTGAAGACCAAGTCTGCAAGTTAGAGGCACAAATCAGCAAGTTAGAGGAGGAAATGGAGAAACAGGCCCGTGGGTTTGAATCTGATGTAGATGCTCTGAGACGTGACAAAGCTGAACAGGAGCAAAGAGCCATCCAAGCTGAGGAGGCTTTGCGTAAGAGCAGGAGCACAGAAAGCCATATCAAAAGTCTGGAAAGTCAACTTATGAAAGAGTCAGAAGAATTGTCACATTCCCTGGCTACTATCAAGATACTTGAAGCCCAAATCAGCAGGTTAGAGGAGCAACTAGAGAAACAAGCTGATGAGTTTGAAGTTGATCTAGATGCTGTGACACGTGACAAAATCGAACAGGAGCAAAGAGCCATCCATGCTGAGGAAGCTTTGCAAAATGTCACGAGCACTGTCGAGAGTTTGGAAAATCAACTTGTGAAACAATCAGATGAATTGTCGAATTCTCAGGCTACTATCAAGGTACGTGAAGCCCAAATTAGCCGGTTAGAGGAGAAAATGGAGAAACAGGCCCGTGGGTTTGAAGCTGAGCTTGATACTGTGATGTGTAACAAAgttgagcaggagcaaagagcCATCAATGCTGAGGAAGCCTTGCAAGAGAGCAGGAGCACTGAACGTTGTATTGAGGTTCTGGAAAATCAACTTAAGAAACAATCAGAAGAATTGTCAGATTCTCTGGCTACTATCAAGGTACTTGAAACCCAAATCAGCAGGTTAGAGGAGGAAATGGAGAAACAAGCTCATGGATTTGAAACTGATCTAGATGCTGTGACACGTGACAAGattgagcaggagcaaagagcCATCCGAGCTGAGGAAATTTTGCGTAAGACAAGGCTTAGAAATGCTAATACTGCTGAGAGGCTTCAAGAAGAATTCAAAAGGCTCTCAGTGCAAATGGCCTCTACATTTGATGCAAATGAGAAGGCTACCATGAGAGCAATGAAAGAAGCTAGCGAACTTCGTGCCAGAAAAAGACTGGTGGAACAAATGCTGCATAAAGTCAAAGAAGAGCTTCACTCTGTCAAAGGTGATTATGAGGTAAAACTGATTGGGCTTTCCAATCAAATTGATGTCATGACAGTCAAAATACAACAGATGTCGTTGGAAATTGAGGACAAGTCCAAGCAGCTTGAAAATCAGAAGAATCATGATGAACAAGTTAGTAGTGATTTCCCTGAGGAAATGCAGAATCTAAAAGCTGAGAATGAAAGGCTTAAAGCAGAGATTTCATGCTTCTCAGAGCACTTAGTACAACAAGAAACTTTGAGAACGGAACTGGAAGCTATGAAGAAATCAGTTGAAGAATCTGAGACTCTGTTGCAGAGAAAGACCGTGGAAAGAAATGAGCTGGTGATTACAATTGTTTTATTGAAGGAGGAGGCAGAACAGCTGCTTGATGAATTAAGTAAAATGAGGGAtctcaaaaatgaaaaagaaacagtGGGTAGTAGAGACTTGCAGTCAGAGTTAGAAGAACTTAGGGCTCAATATGATGCCTTGAAACGTTCTCTTTCTGAGGATGAGGCTGAgatagaaaaattaagaaaacaaaTTTTCCAGCTAAAGGGTGAACTAAAGAAAAAGGATGATGCATTAGCCAACAATGAGAAGAAGCTCAAGGATAGGAATGGACACACACAACTTTCTGATGGAGCTAAAACCAGTCCAAAGAACAAAAAATCTGCTCCAAAttctcaaaattcaaaagaaatggCAAGCCTCAGagagaaagtaaaaatgctcgAG GCCCTGATAAAGTCAAAGGAAACTGCATTGGAAACGTCAACTTCCTCTTTTCTGGAGAAGGAAAGGGAACTGCAGTCCAAAATTGAGGAACTGGAGGACAAGGTGGAGGAATTCAGTCAGAGCATTGCACTGCAAACG GTTGTCGAGGATAAGTGTGTTACAGTTGAGCCTCCTAATGATTCTGCATGTGTGTCTGGACAAAACGGTGCTGCTGCTGCGTTGTCATTATCCAAGAG CGATGCAAATTCCTTAGAGAAAGAAGCAGATATGTCCAGAGTGGATAATGGGGATGGCAACCTTTGCAGCGACATGTTAACcgaattgttgttgttgaaggaAAGAAACAAATTGATGGAAAATGAGCTGAAAGAGATTCAAGAAAGATACTCCGAAATGAGTCTAAAGTTTGCAGAGGTAGAAGGTGAAAGACAGAAGCTTGTTATGACTGTACGGTATCTCAAGAATTCACGCAAGGGTGGTCAGTGA